The genomic segment ATATGCAGAATGCATTTTTTTATTTACACTTTCATCTGTTTCGCCAAAATATTGTCTTCTTTCAGAATGTCCGATAATAACATATTCGCAACCCGCATCCTTTAACATTAAAGGTGAAATTTCTCCAGTATATGCACCTGATTTCTCAAAATACATATTCTGAGCACCCAATTTTATGTTTGAATTTTTTACAACTTCCTTAACTGCACATATAGAAATAAAAGGTGGACAAACAAGAACTTCCCGCTCTTTAACATCAGATAATTTCTGCTTGAGAGCAGTAACCAATTCTACCGATTCCTTAATCGTTTTGTTCATTTTCCAATTGCCGGCAATAAGTGAAACTCTTTTACTCATTTTTTCTCCCCACTTATAGAATTTTGGTCTTATATGTAACCAATTAATTATATATAAATATACAAAAAAGTCAATATTATTTTAAAATATTTTTTGATTGTTTTCTCACAAATAAAAAGAACCCTCACTCTCTAAAATATAAAATGAGGGTTCTTTTAGTCCTGCTTCAAAAACAGCGAATTATTTACGTGCCATTTTTGCTTTGGAAACATCACCTTGCTTGTCAAGAAAGTATAGATAGCCCTTCTCTTTCTTCACGCCAACTTTTGCAACTTTCTCAGGCTTCGTTTTCTTGCCGCCTTTCTTGCCGCGCGCCATCTTCGCTCTGGAGACGTCACCTTGCTTGTCAATATAATACAGGTAACCATCTTGTCTCTTTACACCTGCTTTCGCAACTTTTTGTGCCATTTTTATCTCACCCCCTTTTCTATTAAAATCGCTTCCCGATTAACTCGGGTTTGCCCGTTCTCAGGATAAACATAAATCTCTTTCTTCCAGTTTCTTATAATAATATTACTTTTACTCTTTGAAATTATATACTCAGGTGAAACAGGTACTTTTCCGCCACCGCCGGGAGCATCTATCACATACGTCGGCACCGCATAACCTGTCGTATGCCCGCGAAGTGATTCAATTATTTTAATACCGGCAGCTATGGCTGTCCTGAAATGGGAAGTGCCGGGCGCCAAATCACATTGGTAAATATAGTAAGGTTTAACTCTCATTTTCATTAACTCGTGCATAAGCCGCACCATAATTTTAGGCGTATCATTTATACCTTTTAACAGAACGGTTTGACTGCCTAAAGGAATCCCGGCATCTGCCAGCATACTACATGCTACTTTTGTTTCCGGAGAAATTTCTTTCGGATGATTAAAATGTATTGAAACATAAAGAGGATGATACTTTTTAAGTATTGCTGTTAATCCTGATGTAATCCTTTGTGGCAGAGTAACCGGTATTCTCGTACCAATCCGAATTATTTCAACATGTTCAATGGAACGTAAACTTTTTAAAATTGATTCTATCTTTTCATCAGATAATATAAGAGGGTCACCGCCGGAAATAAGAACATCCCGTATTTTTTTATTTTTCCTAATATATTCGTAAATAGCTTCCAAATGCTCCTGCGAAAGCGATATCTCTTTCTGCCCGACTATTCGTCTTCTTGTACAATGCCTGCAATACATTGAACATAAATCAGTGGCCAGCAAAAGCACTCTATCCGGATAGCGATGAACCAGCCCGTGAACAACCGTATCTTTTTCCTCGCCGCAAGGGTCGGCAAGATCATTTTCGGAAATATTTAATTCTTGATGTGTTGGAATCGCTTGTTTTCTTAAAGGACAGTTTGGGTCATTTTTATCAATTAAAGAAAGAAAATGAGGTGTTATTGACATTTTAAGCCGTGAATTTACAGCGAGCGCCATTGTTTCGCTTTCTGTAAGATTAACCATCTTAGAAAGTTCCGCAACATTTGTTATACGATTTTTTAATTGCCAACACCAGTCACTTTTCAGAAAGCTTCCATCACTCACTTATTTTGCTCCTTTTCAAAAAGTCCCATTTGTGGTGGTTTCGGTATCGTAATTATTTTTTCTTTCAGCCAATTATTAATAACTTCTTTCGAAAATCTGTATTGCCTTCCAATTTTAGAAGCAGGAATTTTATTTTGCCTGATTAAATTATAAATTTTAGATTTACCAAGCCCAAGATATTCCGCAAGTTCCTTTATTGACATCACATCTTTTGTCTCTGCCATATTATTTTTACCTTTCTAACCGCAAACGACTGCTATATTTTACCATGTTTTATCTTATTCTGTTATTAGTATATATATTTTATCAAGTTTTGTCAAGTACTTTTTTACTTTTGAAAATTTTTTTATTTTGAGGTAAGCCACAAGCAGTTTACATAATTGTGGTAAGCAGTGCTATGTTTTACCATTAAGTATGTTTAAGCACTTTTTAGAATTTTTATACAAAATAAAAAAGCCAACCTTTAAAATTGGCTTTAAAATAACAAGTTACATTAAGATTTAAAATTGTATTCTAAGTTTGAGAAGAGAAGCTTTTAAAATAACCTCAAGTTTTCAATGCAAGATTTCTATTGAATGTCTGAGAAATCAAACTTACTCCGCAATAACTGCCCCGACTTTCCTTTTATTTGTTAATTTTCCAACCGCAGCTAATTGCTTCTTTATTTCATAAATCGAGATAGGATGCCATTCTTTATATTCAAAGACTTTTAACGCTTTTTCATAGCATTCTATTGCTTTGATATATTCTTGTTTTTCTTGATAGATGTATCCCAAACTATAATAAAGTCCCGCCCATTTATTATCTAATTGTACTGCTTGGTTCAGAATTCTTATGGCATAATCATATCTTTGTTGCTTAAGGTAAGTATTTCCAAGCAACCAATATCCCAAAATACTTTTGGGATGTCTGTCTATCAATTCCTGAGATTCTTTAATGGCTGAGCTGTAATCCCCTTTATTCACGTAAGCATACGTTAATAATTCTTTAGCTTCTTTATCTTTAGATTTAACCTTTAATATTTTATCGCAGGTTTTAATTACATCATCATATTGATTTGTTACTAAATATAAAAAAGCAACATCTTTAAGAACTTGTAATGAATTAGGGTATTTTTCAAGAAGTTTTATATGTATTTTTTTTACTTCATTATAATTTCTATCTTTCATATAATTTCTCGCTTTGTTAATAAGAATGTATTTTTCGTCGTAAAATAAAAAGAAATAAATCCTTTTTAATAAATTATCTATAAATATTAGCAATTTTCTTAGTAATTTAATCATAAAACATATCGTTTCCCATTTATCTTTTCTATCTGCTCGTTAGTTGTGTAATGCACCCTTGATTTACCATGGCACAATTGAAAACTTCCGTTCAACCCTTGAATAATCATAACAAAATTAAAACTCAAAATTTATTGCAAAAATATATATTGTCTTTTTAGTCGTTATTAAAAATTTTGATTACTGGTAGAGAATGCCTAAGGTGTGTCCCTCGCTGTGCTTGGGGTTAAAATTTTGAATTTCAGTAGGGAACTTAATTTATTATCCCGATTTTTTTATAAAGAAATAAGTGATGGGGGTTGCATACTCGTTCGGTGCAGTAGCTCCGAACTCCTATAATAAGGATATATACCTAGTCCTTATAACAGGACCAGGTATTAAAAATTTTGAATTTCCGTAGGGAATGTAAAATTTTTAAAGCGGGTGATGGGAATCGAACCCACATATCCAGCTTGGAAGGCTAGTGTTCTACCACTGAACTACACCCGCATTGTCCGCCACTACTACTTTGGCGGATTCGCCACTGGAACAGCGGCGAAAACTACACCCGCGTAGAGACAGTAATTAGAAATTAGTAATTGGTAATTAGATGCGGGGACGACGAGATTTGAACTCGCGATCTCTGCCTTGACAGGGCAGCATGTTAAACCAGGCTACACCACGTCCCCAAAAAACCTATTAAAAGATTGAAAGATTAAAAAATTAAAATCTTTCCAATTTTTTAATCTTTTAATTTTCGTTAAATGGGCGATGCAGGGTTTGAACCTGCGACTTCCACCTTGTAAGGGTGGCACTCTCCCGCTGAGTTAATCGCCCATGTAAAACAGTTCCAAGGTTCTTATGTTCCGATGTTCAACGAAAAAAATTTAAACTAAAGAACTTAAGAACTCAAGAACTATTGAACTGTATTTTGTATGCCCCCAACCAGAGTTGAACTGGTGCTACCACCTTGAAAGAGTGGTGACCTAACCGCTAGTCTATGGGGGCAGATATAGGAAACCCCGATGTTAAACTGTGCCACAACCTATTAATTTTTAATGTTCAAAAACATTGTAGAGATAGATATTTTGTCTACCTACATATGACATGCCAAGGGTCTACGACAACTACAATTGTGACACAACTGTTACATCGAGACGGAAACTAATTATATATAAAAACTACTGCTTGTCAAGATTAAGATTCACGTTTAGAATACCAAATGGCGCCAACTACCACTAGCGTAGCTAAAACTACTATAACAGTTAAACCGGGTGTAACATGGTTGTATTGAATAATTATTGGTGCGGCAAGCACTGAAACCAAGTTTATAACTTTAATCATAGGATTCAATGCCGGACCGGCTGTGTCTTTTAACGGGTCACCTACGGTATCTCCAACAACTGCAGCTTTATGGTTTTCCGAACCTTTGCCACCATATAAACCATCTTCAATTAGTTTCTTGGCATTATCCCATGCACCACCTGCATTAGCCATAAATACTGCTAAAAGTTGTCCTGAAACAATAACACCGGCTAAAAAACCACCGAGAGCTTCAACTTGTAAAACTAACCCAACTATAATTGGTGTTAAAACCGCCATTAAAGCCAACCCGATAAGTTCTTTTTGTGCTGCTGTTGTACATATACCTACTGCCTGTTTATAATCCGGCTGAACTTTTCCTTCCATTAATCCCGGAATTTTGAACTGCCGGCGGACTTCGTTGACAATAAGCATCGCTGCTCTTGATACAGCGTTAATCAGTATTGATGAAAATAACCACGGAACAGCTGCTCCTATTAACATACCTATGAATACTTTAGGCTCTGAAACTCTGATACCTATTGTCAATAACTGTTTTAAAATATCCACACCCATTTGGCCTTGTACTTTTGAAACATCTGTAAGATACGCGCCAAACAATGATACTGCTGCAATAACTGCAGAACCGATTGCAACACCTTTTGTTATCGCTTTTGTAGTATTGCCGACGGCATCCAAATCAGCCATTATTGCTCTTGCATTTTTATCCAATCCTGCCATTTCGCCGATGCCATTAGCATTATCTGCAATAGGTCCAAAAGAATCCATTGCAACATTATTACCGGTTAAAGTCAACATCCCGATACCGGTCATTGCCACACCATAAAGCACATATGAAACAGGTTGCCCCCAGTAAATCAGGACTGATGATAAAATAGTCGCCGCGATGACCAGGATGGACCAGACAGTTGATTCAAACCCTACCGATAAACCTGTAAGTATAAGTGTAGCCGAACCGGTTGTAGATGATTTTGCAATATCCTGAACCGGTTTATGAGTTGTGTGAGTAAAATGTTTTGTCAGTTCGTCTATGACAATGGCTAATATAATACCGGCACCTACTGAAAAGAAAGCACGCCATTCATGCATGTAGTAATGAGCTATAATTGCAAACGCAACCAAACAAAGAGCAGCTGATGTATAAAACCCTTTGTTAATAGCGGCAAGCGCATTGTTTTTTTGCTGTCCCTCTTTACCTTTTACCAAATATGTCCCGACTATTGAAGAAAGGACTCCGATACCGCGAACCAACAACGGGAAAATAATCCACTTGATTTCTCCGGTAATCGCTACAAGAGATAATCCTAATATTAATCCCGATACGATAGTTACTTCATAACTTTCAAAAATATCAGCTGCCATACCCGCGCAGTCACCAACATTGTCGCCTACCAAATCGGCAATTACTGCCGCATTACGCGGGTCGTCTTCGGGTATACCGGCTTCAACTTTACCTACTAAATCAGCACCAACATCCGCTGCTTTTGTATATATACCACCGCCGACTCGCATAAATAATGCAAGTAATGTACCGCCGAATCCGAAACCCAAAAGAGCATCAGGAGCCGCTTTTTTGAAATACATAAATATAATAGTTCCGCCTAACAAACCCAGTCCATCGGTAAGCATTCCGGTAATCGTACCTGACCTGTAAGCGATTTTTAATGCTTTATCAAAACTTGTACGGGCTGCAGCTGCTACACGAACATTTCCCTGGACAGCCATTCTCATACCGAACTGACCAACCATTAGTGAGAACATAGCGCCCATTATAAATGCAATTGCTCTTCCAAACCCTATTATTACTTTTACTTGTTCCGGTGTATTACCGGCAAACCTCTCAAGCGCCTCGGGTGACGGCGGAACAATATAAACGCTCAAAAACAAAGCGACAGTTAAAACAATTATCAGAGGAATTATGGTTTTAAGCTGCTGACTTAAATATGCATCTGCACCTGTCCTTATGGCATTCCAAACTTCTTGCATCTTGTCTGTACCTTTATCATAAGCCATAATCTGTTGTCTTAAATAGAGTGCATAAATAAGCCCCAATACGGCAATACCCAAAACCACCCACAAAGAACCCATTTCAAACAACGTCCACGGAATCATGAAAAATCCTCCCTTTATTGTTTTGCAAGTTAGGCACGCCAAGGGCGTGCAACTACATCAACTTTCCAAACCTACCCGGTGACAAATTCTTAAACAGTAAATTATATATATTTTTATTTATAAGTCAAATTTTTTTAGGATTTGATTTGGAAAAATATCTTTTTCAAATTTATACTGCTTCAACTGATTTTACTTCAGGAACTTCTTTCTTTAGTGCTTTTTCAATACCATTTTTCAATGTCATTGAAGCCATAGGACACCCGGCACAGGCAAGAAGAAGCTTTACCTTTACAACACCGTCTTTTGTAACATCAACCAGTTGAACATCTCCGCCATCATTCTGCAGGAACGGCCTGATTTTTGCCAACGCTTTCTCTACTTTTTCTCTCATACATTCCCCCAAATCTTTCTTGTTAAGATAATACTATAATTGTAGTTAAATAATGATTTTTGTCAAGTGAGTGCGATTCAATTGTCAGGACTTAGAACAAAAATATCTTCAAGAATCATTTTACTTTCACCGTATTGGATTTGCGAGACTCTGGCAGAAGAAATAAGGTTATATTTAGAAAAATACTGGTTCTTTAAATCAAGATACTCCTTTTGCATTCCTTTGTCCTTGTATGCGACAGCAAGATTCCCGATATAATCAACAAAATTGGGATTTAATTCCGATGCCTTTTTAAAATTAATAATTGCCCTGCTAAAATCACTTTTCATCCAGTAGATAAACCCTAAATTATTCCAGGATTTTGCATCTTGTGGATTTTTTTCAATCGCTTTTTTATAATAATTTTCATCAATAGAAATAGGAACAGCATATGAATTCAATATTTTTGCTATTTTGTATTTTCTATCATATTCCTGTGCTAACTTTATGTGGCTGATTTGTTGATTTATCTCACTTAAATACTTATATGCATAATAATTGTTGGAATCCCCCTTTATAACTCTACCAAATTCTGAAATTGCAGAAACACTATCTCCTCTCTCCCAATAAATAAGACCTAACTTCAACTTCGCAGGAGTGTATTCAGGGTTTATTTCAAGACATTTTTTTAGATATCTTTCGCCATTTGAAACAAACCCCATAAGATAATTTAAATAATAATCTTGCGGATTTTTGTCAAGCAACTTTTTATAATCACTTAATTTTATATCATACAATAACCAGGAGTATCCAATATTACCGACAGGTTTAAATTGTTTTAACCATTTATGCGGTTCTTCAATACAAAATACGTCCTGTAAATTATTAACATTTATCAAAAATCTGCCGACAACCGGGTCTGTAGGATTTAATTTGATATCCGGATTTATTTTAAGATTTTTTATTACTAAAAACCTGTCTTGCCCCCAGTCAATATTTGAATCTGCAAGATATTTATAGCCATTTTTGGGTCCCCCTATGAACTGGTTAAAATACGCAAGATAATGCGGGTGTATTAAAACACTTTCTATAGCAAACCATACTAACAGAAACCAAATTATTACGGTAAAAACCTTCTTACGTATATTAACCAAATCGCTAATATAAACAAATAAAAACGGAAAAACCGGCAAAAGATATCGTAAACCAGGATTGCTATTAGTAAATAAAACAAACGGTAAAGTTAAACAAACTATAGGTATCAACAAATTAGATTGCTTCCCACCACTGAACCGTTGGCGGGCAGGCGCCATTTCATTCCTCGCAATGACTGCAGATCGAAGCACAGCAAAAAATATTAATAATAAAAAAGGTATCGGCACTTTAATTAAAAATGCGATTATGAAATAATACCACCAGCCTTTAATGCTTCGCTTGCCAAGTAAAAATGTGGGATGTCCTACCTCGGTAGTATGTTTCTGGATATCAAAACCATAGATAAACGGTTCCGGGATCGGAAGCGGGATTTTTGATAAAACTTTTAATCCTGATAAATCTGAAAAAAATTTGCTTTCAAACGAAAAATCTTTCAACGGTTTGAAACTACCCGTAAACTTATAACCGGCATTCAGAATAAATAAACCAACAACAATAACAATGATGAATTGTTTAAAATAATTCTTTAAACTAACTTCTTTTAAAAATAATTTTCTCAAACCAAGCAGTAGATAAATAGGAACCAAAAACACACCGGTATATTTTGATAAAAGCGCTAAACCGAAAATCAGACCTGCCAAAATTGATTTTTTAACACTTTTAATTTTTTCAAGCGAGTTTTGATATGTATAAAATCCTAAAAATATGAAAAATGCAACTAACATATCCGGAACTATCAGGCAGGAAAAAGCAATTATATTAGGACACCAGGTAAAAAGAAAAAGTGCTACAAGTCCTGACAGTTCCCCGAATTTTTCCTTTGAATATTTAAATATAAAAAAACCAAAAATAACAGGGAAAACCGCCATAATCAGCCGCGCATTAAAAATCTTGTCATCCAGATTCTTAAAACTTTTACCTTTTAATAAAAAACCGTGTATATAATAGGAAAGCGGGGAATGGAAAACAGAGGCTTCAACTACCCAGCCGGAACCGGAAGTTAAATACTCGCCGGCTCTGAGACATTTTATTTCATCATATGTCTCACTTTTAACTTTTATAGTTGAAACAATCCTGAAATAAAAAACTGAAAGAAGAATTGCGACTGCGAAATATGTAAGTTTTCTATACATTCGGGGTTTTTAGATGATAACCGGTCTGTTTTTGAAAATTATAGCCAACTTTTAAAATAGTTTTTTCATCAAACGGTTTCCCCAAAAGTTGAAGCCCTATCGGCATATTATTAGATGAAAAACCGCAGGGAATGCTTATCCCGCAAATCCCGGCAAGATTACAGGAAATTGTAAAAATATCAGAAAGATACATTTGAAGCGGGTCAGCTACTTTTTCACCGATTTTAAATGCTACTGACGGCGATGTAGGAGTTAAAATAACATCAACATCTTTAAAAACTTCATCGAAATCATTTTTTATTAGAGTACGAACTTTTTGAGCTT from the Elusimicrobiota bacterium genome contains:
- a CDS encoding KamA family radical SAM protein; amino-acid sequence: MSDGSFLKSDWCWQLKNRITNVAELSKMVNLTESETMALAVNSRLKMSITPHFLSLIDKNDPNCPLRKQAIPTHQELNISENDLADPCGEEKDTVVHGLVHRYPDRVLLLATDLCSMYCRHCTRRRIVGQKEISLSQEHLEAIYEYIRKNKKIRDVLISGGDPLILSDEKIESILKSLRSIEHVEIIRIGTRIPVTLPQRITSGLTAILKKYHPLYVSIHFNHPKEISPETKVACSMLADAGIPLGSQTVLLKGINDTPKIMVRLMHELMKMRVKPYYIYQCDLAPGTSHFRTAIAAGIKIIESLRGHTTGYAVPTYVIDAPGGGGKVPVSPEYIISKSKSNIIIRNWKKEIYVYPENGQTRVNREAILIEKGVR
- a CDS encoding sodium-translocating pyrophosphatase, with translation MIPWTLFEMGSLWVVLGIAVLGLIYALYLRQQIMAYDKGTDKMQEVWNAIRTGADAYLSQQLKTIIPLIIVLTVALFLSVYIVPPSPEALERFAGNTPEQVKVIIGFGRAIAFIMGAMFSLMVGQFGMRMAVQGNVRVAAAARTSFDKALKIAYRSGTITGMLTDGLGLLGGTIIFMYFKKAAPDALLGFGFGGTLLALFMRVGGGIYTKAADVGADLVGKVEAGIPEDDPRNAAVIADLVGDNVGDCAGMAADIFESYEVTIVSGLILGLSLVAITGEIKWIIFPLLVRGIGVLSSIVGTYLVKGKEGQQKNNALAAINKGFYTSAALCLVAFAIIAHYYMHEWRAFFSVGAGIILAIVIDELTKHFTHTTHKPVQDIAKSSTTGSATLILTGLSVGFESTVWSILVIAATILSSVLIYWGQPVSYVLYGVAMTGIGMLTLTGNNVAMDSFGPIADNANGIGEMAGLDKNARAIMADLDAVGNTTKAITKGVAIGSAVIAAVSLFGAYLTDVSKVQGQMGVDILKQLLTIGIRVSEPKVFIGMLIGAAVPWLFSSILINAVSRAAMLIVNEVRRQFKIPGLMEGKVQPDYKQAVGICTTAAQKELIGLALMAVLTPIIVGLVLQVEALGGFLAGVIVSGQLLAVFMANAGGAWDNAKKLIEDGLYGGKGSENHKAAVVGDTVGDPLKDTAGPALNPMIKVINLVSVLAAPIIIQYNHVTPGLTVIVVLATLVVVGAIWYSKRES
- a CDS encoding helix-turn-helix domain-containing protein — its product is MAETKDVMSIKELAEYLGLGKSKIYNLIRQNKIPASKIGRQYRFSKEVINNWLKEKIITIPKPPQMGLFEKEQNK
- a CDS encoding tetratricopeptide repeat protein, with translation MKDRNYNEVKKIHIKLLEKYPNSLQVLKDVAFLYLVTNQYDDVIKTCDKILKVKSKDKEAKELLTYAYVNKGDYSSAIKESQELIDRHPKSILGYWLLGNTYLKQQRYDYAIRILNQAVQLDNKWAGLYYSLGYIYQEKQEYIKAIECYEKALKVFEYKEWHPISIYEIKKQLAAVGKLTNKRKVGAVIAE
- a CDS encoding NifU family protein, which translates into the protein MREKVEKALAKIRPFLQNDGGDVQLVDVTKDGVVKVKLLLACAGCPMASMTLKNGIEKALKKEVPEVKSVEAV
- a CDS encoding tetratricopeptide repeat protein; protein product: MYRKLTYFAVAILLSVFYFRIVSTIKVKSETYDEIKCLRAGEYLTSGSGWVVEASVFHSPLSYYIHGFLLKGKSFKNLDDKIFNARLIMAVFPVIFGFFIFKYSKEKFGELSGLVALFLFTWCPNIIAFSCLIVPDMLVAFFIFLGFYTYQNSLEKIKSVKKSILAGLIFGLALLSKYTGVFLVPIYLLLGLRKLFLKEVSLKNYFKQFIIVIVVGLFILNAGYKFTGSFKPLKDFSFESKFFSDLSGLKVLSKIPLPIPEPFIYGFDIQKHTTEVGHPTFLLGKRSIKGWWYYFIIAFLIKVPIPFLLLIFFAVLRSAVIARNEMAPARQRFSGGKQSNLLIPIVCLTLPFVLFTNSNPGLRYLLPVFPFLFVYISDLVNIRKKVFTVIIWFLLVWFAIESVLIHPHYLAYFNQFIGGPKNGYKYLADSNIDWGQDRFLVIKNLKINPDIKLNPTDPVVGRFLINVNNLQDVFCIEEPHKWLKQFKPVGNIGYSWLLYDIKLSDYKKLLDKNPQDYYLNYLMGFVSNGERYLKKCLEINPEYTPAKLKLGLIYWERGDSVSAISEFGRVIKGDSNNYYAYKYLSEINQQISHIKLAQEYDRKYKIAKILNSYAVPISIDENYYKKAIEKNPQDAKSWNNLGFIYWMKSDFSRAIINFKKASELNPNFVDYIGNLAVAYKDKGMQKEYLDLKNQYFSKYNLISSARVSQIQYGESKMILEDIFVLSPDN